TCATTCTCGCGACAGGCTTCCAGACCAACAAATTCATCCCGTACATGGATGTAGTGGGACGCCACGGCGAGAATGTATCCCAACACTGGACCAAGTATGACGGCCCAGCCGCCTACAACTGCTCTGTGCTGAGCGGCTTTCCGAATTTCTTCATGCTGCTCGGGCCTAATGCTGCTACTGGGCATACGTCGGCCATGATGGCTGCGGAGAAGTAGGTGTGCCCCTTATTCTTTTCACCCAAGCCCAGGACAGTGTTTTAACCCATCATACCAGCTCGATCAACTACGCTCTCCGTGTCTTGAAGCCCGTTTTGGATGGCGACGCCGTGTCGGTTGATCTGAAGCCAAAATCCGAGCGCGACTATGTTTACTGGGTGCAGGACGCATTGAATAAACGTGTTTGGAACGCGGGCTGTGTATCAGTAAGTCTCACTCTTCGATCTGCCGCTTGACTATCTAACGGTTAACGAATAGTGGTATCTCAATGATAAGAAATGGAACTCCATGTCCTATCCCTGGACACAAGGCCACTACTGGTGGAGGAGTCTCTTTCCCACCTGGTCCGATTGGGATATAAAGGTTAGTCTCCATTTCAGTCAAGTAGTTTTTATCATAATGCTCACTGTTAATAGAAAGCTACGAAGCCATCATCCGGTGAATCGTGGAGAATTCTGgtccttgctcttctttgCATTGGTGTTTTGGGGACCACACAGTACCCTCGCATGCAAATGTGTCTCGAGCTTATTGAAACCTATTCGGCTAGGGTACCATCCAGTATCCTGAGCAGGTAGCTGGCAGAGACTAGCCGACGTGTTGTGCTTTTATTCATTATTCTACTGGGTCATGTATTTCCTGCAGTGTCGTTTATCGGGCTAGTGTATATTATGCAGCTTTTGCCAAGTCGTTATCAGCATACTATCGTTGGACACAATCAGATAACCAAGACTTTCGGCAGGATATCCTAATAAATCTTTGTATAATAGGTGCTTTCAAGTAAAAGTCCATAATTACAGGGTAGAAGGTCTCTGACGGCAGATCTGGCCCTCACTCTTCGCTGCCCCCCCGAAAAGCGGACCACTAGCAAATTGGGGAAGAATAGGTCCCTTCCAGACACATTGCATGTCTGAAACAGTCTAAGATAGCTACTAAAAACAATATCGTTCGTGCAGGCTGTGCTGTGCTACCTTGGAAGCGGGTGATTTCGCGGTCACCATACACCTTATTGCAAGGGCAACACGAGGTAGTTGACCACTTGTCCTGTACTATCTGCAGATATCCGAACCAGAATTCTCGGTAAATGATCTCTTATAACCTCGAAAGCCATATATCGACATTGCCGCCATCATGCACGCCTGTAGTAAACGCAAGAAGACTCAGCATAGGAGCCTTTCCAGACCACAACCCTCCGCGTCAACAACAGTTCCTCGCCTATCATTTCTACTGCCCACATCTATCCCTCGGTGCATAAGTATTCGTTCGCTGAGAAAGCTTTGATACGCGTACCTGCTCCGCTGTCCACCCAGAGTCCACGCTACGGACGAAATCGTGAATGAAAGCTTTGTCGATCTCCTCTTCTGCACCCGAACCTGCAATTTCCGGTGTCATCACGACTGCCTCCCTCAATATAGATCCAGCGTCTTCTTTGTCCACCTTCGTGAAAGGTTCAACAAGAGGTTCGACTCGGCCATCCGCAACCCCCCGTCCGGGAATGTAGTGACTGCGAATGATGACACGGCCGAAGAGGGTGTCGGCATGATGGAAGTCAGTCCAAGTTAACGGGCGTTTCTCTGGCGCCCCTTCCAGTCCTCCAGTTAGTGCGGACTCTAGCACCATCCATTCGGTCGGGGCCCAGGTCGGCCTATCGCCGTCTATATCCGAGCCCTGCGTGATCTTCAATGTAGTGGTTGCCGCGGCTATCGCCTTCCTCATTATCCAGCTTATTCCTTGCTGACGTTCTGAGCTTCCTAGACGCTATGTCATGGTATGAATTGAGATACTTACTAATTTAAGAACTGCGTCGAGGTTGGTCGAGAGGCTTTTGTCCTGTTTCCGCGGTGGATCAGCGTGAGGCCAGTTTCATGGCATGTGCGGTATATTTACCATCACCCAGGTGCCGCTGAAATTTCCGACATTTGTGACTCGACGAGTCCCTTTCGTCTTatccatggccttctcaTTCGCAGGGTCaatatcaaaaaaaaaaaaaaaaaaaaaaaaaagcaaagaaaagacaaacaaGACCCAAGTGATGAGTTGGAAATGCGGCCACAATAATGCATTGCGGACGCCAATTAATAGATATCTATGGCATCTATCTGCTCTACACTGAATTTCTGAACTGAATGTTAACTATTCGGATCCTTCCGGCTGTCAGGTGAATGGGTCCATTGTCATATGTGAATAGCCGGATGCCTTCCGGACTCAACCCGGAACAGTCACGAAGCTGGGACGCCTTGGAAATGGGAGACTGCAGATACCTACCTAGATGGATACTCTTATGTCGATATGTATATACCTCGTATAAAGTGCAAGAAAGTACACGCTTTGGTCACCCTTGCAGCGCTTCCCTAGAACATGAGCACGATGGCCAGACCAGGATTCCTCCCCCGTGAAGGCCTCTACATCGATCCAATAGTAGTAGGCCTGCGAAAGTCGATCCTCCATCCGCTCTTCACATTACCGTGTCTACACGTGGTCGGAAGATTCAGCTCCCTCGCGCGATACGAGAGCCTTGTCCAAATCGCCGCGGCAGCCAGTGTCATCCTGTGGCTCAACGATTGGCTAAGTACCAAAAGTCGGAACAATTGGGTTATAGACGATACATGGGACTGGAAGGAAGAGCTGGTCGTGGTGACTGGGGGGAGCGGTGGTATTGGGGCGGGAGTTGCTCGCCGTCTTGCTGCCCTGGGTTCACGCGTTGTCGTGTTAGATATCATCCCTTTGACATTCAAGCCTGGTATTTCAACTGAGCTCCATTCTAGAAGAGACCCAGCTTGTCAGGGCTTTGCCGACGTTAATATTCGCAGACAATAAACGAATCCTGTACCACAAATGCGACCTGAGCGATGAGAAAGAGATCGCAGCTGTTTGCGAGAAGATCAGAGCAGAGATTGGCGATCCAACTGTCCTAGGTCAGCAATGAACAGACACATCTCAATAATGCCTGACTGACAGTCGCAGTCAACAATGCTGGTCTATCGCGCGGACGGACCGTAGTCGAGAGTACCTACAACGACAACAGCATAACCCTGAAAACGAACCTGCTGGCACCATTTCTCCTATCGAAAGAATTCCTCCCTGCCATGATCCAGCGAAATCACGGACATATCTTCAATGTCGCTTCGATGAGTGCTTATATCCCACCGCCAGGGCTGGCTGATTACGCGGCGTCGAAAGCTGGGTTGATTGCGTTTCACGAGGTATGACTCGAGTCTTGCATTACGAGTTCAAGCTACTGATCTCAATGAATTAGTGCCTTATGCAAGAGTTCCGAGCCCAGAATGCCCCCAAGGTCCGCGCGTCTCTTGCTGTGCTGAGCTTTACGAAAACGCCGCTGTTCAAAGGCGAGACGAACCAGCCCCGGTTCTTCATGCCTCTTTTACATGTCGACACTGTTGTGGATGCCGTTGTGGATACACTCACCAGCGGCCTCAGCCAAACAGTGTTTCTCCCAGGgatatttagttattttgCTGGCTTGGTGAGTCGTTTAACTCCGCCTGACGCAGGGTTCTTGCTGAGACTATGCAGCGAGGAATGCCGGATTGGGTTCAGGATCTTGTTCGCGGTGGCACGAAGTCTTTGAAAGTGGATTTTAAAGGGCGACAGGTGATTGATCCACAGACTGGGAGGCTTGTGTAATGATGTGAATATGGCTATCGAACTGATGAGTTACTGTTGTTGATGACGGGAGCCCATTACTTGTTTGACTGATATAACTAACTCGAATTGAGGTGACAGCAGACTAGTATCGCTAGAGCTAGCGACGTCATTAATTGTACTGAAATTGTTGGAAAGTGTCAAGGAAATTATCGACTGGATGAGAAAAAAAGCGGAACCAGTAATCCTgttatttaaaaataaaccTTGGGGATCTACCTATTAATAATAGGACAGAATAGCTGGTTTTCTTAATAAGAGTAAGACCAGTTGGAGTACTCAGCATTAAAATCCCATACTAGCGAGTATATTGTCTACTAAAACTAAAGACAAGAGCCCTTGGGTATCTTTAATATTCTTCTAGCTATTAGAGTATGTCATACACCAATATCTCCGGGAGGTCTAATAGGTGATATAAGTGTAAAGTAAATAAACGACTGCAGGTAGTTATTCTTAGCACCATCAATGGCTGGCTGACTcaatggaagaggaaatGCAGCgtaataaaatactatagtTACAGTAGATATGGATGATAGGAGGCATTGTACCTTCCCTGTACTGTCCTGCCGGCTTCacgacaagagcaagaaTTCATGGCGTATTTGCAGGAGCTCTTTCGTAGTAGACAGCCATCTGGTGACTTGCTGCGAGTATGATACAAGTGAGACGCCGCATCCGCACCAACTTGAGGTTGTCGTAGTATGGAGGTGTCGTACATTCCCACTgatcacctccatctcctcttcatcttccaatGCTATCCGAAGCAGACCCATCTCAGACACGCTTATCTCAGACACGCGTATCACGCCCAGCTCGGGGCATAGCAAGACCGTTGGAGGCTTTAGTCCACCGTCGGACTGAGGCCTCTGATCAGGACTAGACGGTTCTATTCCATACTCTACCTCTCATGGTTCGTGATCCAACAGGGGTGGGTCCATCTATCTCCAGACCTCGTCCGCACCATCATGACTATCCAGGTAGGTGAGGAATTATCTAATAGATAGGTTTGGTAGGGTCCAACAGGACAAGCCTGCTAGGTCCACCGGATGAACTGAGGGCATCACTCCACTCGGATGGAATCATAGTCTCTCAGTCGATCCGGATGCAATGCCCACTGACTCGCAAGCCAGCAGCTAGCAGCTACTCAACTACGCCACGCTACGCCAATACTGTACTACCAAGTGGCAAGCGCCCAGCACTCGGCATGGCGGCCATCTCCTCGGAGGGTTAGTATCTACATTCTACACCCGTTGGCCCGAGCCTGCCCCGTCAGATACCGACTGCGTGGTCACTGGTCAGTGTCACGGCCTGCCATTCGCGTCCCCCCTCCCATGGCAGACCAGATCGCCCTGGTGCACTAGGTGAAGCAAGGGATATACATGATTGGAGACTGCGTCTCGCCACCCACCGAACTTACCCTGAAGGCTAGCGTCTAGGGATAGAAACGAGGCTGCCTGGTTGGAGTGGAACCAGGGGATTCTTTTTTCTGTATGGACGATGCTCTCTACAGGTGCCCGAAAGTGGGCTGCCTTGGAGATAAGCTTAATTtaaggttgttgttgagtgATACACCAAGCTTTGGGTGTGTATACACTATACAGATCAGTCTATGGTGTTTCTGCCGAACCCGGAACAGGCGGATACACTCGGGAATGGAGGTCACGTGGCGGTCAGTACGAGGGATTggaagaattaaataattagattataaaataaaagaaaagaaggaagaaggaagaatgcgGGCGACAGTGTTGGAGACGAGCAGGATCGCTTCGGACGGGACAGAGTCACAGTCAGAGAATGCAGGAATACTCTTTGGGCGAGGCACGAGACCGATCCTGGTCTCTGTTCGATGCTCCAGTCTGACGTATCGTCCAGGATGATCCGACAATCCATGCGGGATCAACGAGGGCTTCGCGTCAGCGGATTCTGCCGCCAGCCCGTATGACGTGAGAGCGCAGGTCAGAGAGGGGAAGCAGAACGCCATGCTGGAACAGGTAAATATGACGAGACAGGCGGGAAATCGGTCAAGACGCAAGCCAACGAAGGGCGCAGGATAAATATCCAGAACGAGTCCAGCGAGTGCCAGCGACGAGACGCAGCGAGGTTGCGATCGGCCGGTGGATCAGAGGCAGGGTCTGATGACGAATCTACCAACTATCAAGTATCAACTACGGAGTAACTAACAGaatgaaaataaaaatcCAGCATCATAGCGGTCAGCATCGAAATGAAAACGCAGAACAAATCCAGAACAGACCGGATATCCGGCTTTATCGTTAGCCTGGCCACAGGGCTGTCAGACCGGGATGCGGCGGCACCAGCCGGAGAGAAATGCCTGAATGGGCTCACCAACGATTAATAATGGAAGAACTGAGCCAAGAATGAGCGGGGACTCTGGATCCTGAACGGCGCGAACGGCCTTCAACTTTGCATACGAGCCACAGTTCCAGCTCCGAGCCCGACCCGACGCATCCCTATAGGGCAAGGGGGGTGACGATGCCTGCGCACTGGCCAATGGTGTTTGACGCCATTGATGATCAAGCATCTTCTGAGTTGGCTAACTTGGCTTCCTGTGCATATTACGTAGCTGCTGTGTAGTGTAGACTGTAGAGTGTAGACTGGTGTGGGagtgcgactgcgactgtaGATGAGACTGAGACTGTAGACTGGGACTGTGTAGATGTAGACTGAGagatgtacggagtacagaACAATGCGTTAAGGTATACCGTAAGTCACTGACTCATTCGTATAATCTTCAAGATCCTGAGCCCATCCGACTGTTCCGGCACCGCCAGATCTGGTCCCAGCCCACTCATGCCACCCTCTAACTGCCCCAGGCAGGTCTGCTGGCAAATCAATATAACTCGCCCTTGGAGACTGCGCGGAGCACGGAGACCAAACGGCAGCTCGAAAAATAAATCCCCTTCTGGCATTTTCGCGCACTAGGGCCGTCTATAAATTCGGCCCTGGCCCGCCTCGTCCGTCGCAGCGTGCATTCATGATTCCGGTGCGCCTGATTGACATGATCCTGTGTCGACATCATAGCCTGTAGCTTTCTCTGTCTCGCCGTTCTCTCGCTGTGCTCTCTGCATCCTCGTGTCGACTTCTCCGCCCGCCATCCGCCTTGTTTTAGTATAGTAAAATGGAAACCCAGCTCGCATCGCACCGCTCCGGGCGcagctcctcgagctccgtcgacgtcgtcgcGACCGAAAAGCAAAAGCTCGCCTCAGTGCAACTATCGCAAGAAAACCCCAACGGGCTGCCCGACCTGCGCAACTCAGCATCCCCCAAGCGCTGGAAAACATTCTGGAACTCCTTCCGGTACCTGCAGCACCTCACGCCCAAACAGGTCGACGACTTCATGGCCTCGTACGTCATCTACAACCTCGACTGGTCGGACGAGCAGGAGATGGTGCGCGTCCTGGGCGCCAACTACCAGGACAAAATCGGCGACTGTCTGCAGGCCTACTACGGCGTGCTGAACCACCTGTGCGCGCTCGGCGATGTCGAGAAAATGTATATCCCGCCGTTCATGAGCGCGCGCGCCTCCGTGCTCGAGAACCAGCTGCTGTACGAGGAGTCGATTGCGCAGGACATCGGGCTGCAGAGCGGACACCGCGTGTTGGATCTGGGCTGCGGGCGCGGGCGCGTCGCGGCGCATATGGCGCAGTATTCCGGCGCGAGAGTCACAGGCCTGAATATCGATCCGAACCAGGTGGCGCAGGCGCGGCAGTTCAATGAGGAGATGGGGTTCGGCAAGACGAATGAGTTTGTCGTGCAGGACTTTAAtgcgctgccgctgccgttTGACGATGGGAGCTTCGACGCCTTCTACCAGATCCAGGCGCTGAGTCTGTGCAAGGATCTCGGGGCGCTGTTTCGCGAGATCTACCGGGTGACCAAACCGGGGGCCAGGATCTCGCTGCTCGACTGGGTCAGTCTGCCTGGGTATGACGGCGCGAATGAAGAGCATGCCGAGCTGATGCGGCGCGTCAAGCCGTTGATTGGGGCTGTGGGCACACCTACGCCGGAGATTCTGGAGACGGCGCTCATGGAGGCTGGGTTCACGGTGCTGCGATCGGACAATGCCAGCGTGGGCGACTTGCAGGCGCCGCTGATTGACAAGGTGGACTTGTACTTCCGGTCGATGCGCCAGGTGATTCTGGGGCTGGTCAAGACGCACGTCCTGCCCAAGCACTTCAAGACGCTGATCAACCGGCTGTGTCTGGACGGGCAGGCGTTTGTCAAGATGGACAAGATGCGTCTGATCACGACGAGTTATCGCATTATTGCGCAGAAGCCGAACTAGCCGTTATACAGTATTCTCTGCTGTTGTCTTTGCTGTCTTCTTTGCTGCTGTTATGAGTGCTATACCTCGCTATTACCTCGCTAAAGCTGTCTTTGAGCCGGAGTTGGTCTTGTTTCTGCATTTCTTTCCTGTTGATATTGTTATTCTTTCGTAGGATACCCGGTTGGAGTGGGCTGTCCATTGTCCATAGagctatatagataattGATCCATTGGACTCACTGCCTGACTCAGTTGGctattattaactaattaGCTAGTCTTACTTGAGTTAAAGGCCCACAGCCTTCGATCGCAGCCATCCGTTTGCCCACGTTGTCCTCCTGTGGCCCTGCCATCCAGCCTGCCCTTTCGTTCCACCAAATCGGCGTCTCTATCTTGACAATGCCTGTTCGCTTGGTTCCTAGCTCGTCTCGGCGAACAGCTTCCTGGTTCCGTTGGAAGCCTGTGCAGCTGGATGGCCGGTACTTAGGTAGTCACCTtggtcgtcgccgtctgcAGTCTGGGTATCTGTCTGACATGCCTGTTCACTGTTCAGTTGCCGATCTGCACGATCGTCGAGTCCCTCAGTGCTGGAACCTTGTTGCCAGTTAGCTATCCTGCCTTTCTGCTGCCATCATGAATCCGTTCCCTCTCCAAGAGGCGGACGACTGGCCCCTCCCCAGTCGACGAGAGAGCACTGTGTCTTCCTCAACGCACTCGTCTGGCTCTCTCAGCTTCGTCTCCTCGCCCCCTTTCTCGCCCTCCCTGAGCCCGTCCACCTTTTCCACGCCCGGTTCGCGACCGCGGGAGGGCTCCGTCAACGATGAGGTCGCCCGCCTACCCCTCAGTCCGGCAGTGACAGTGTATGTCTTCCTgcgtcttttctttctttacGTCTTTCACGGCTAATGAAGTAGGTCGTTTGTCCGGAGCAATCGGCTGTTCAAGCTGCGGTACTCGttcatcaacatccgcaaGGACTTTACGGGGGCGCTGAAGTGTCTCGAGCTGGGCGGCGGCATTGGGCAACAGAATGCCTTTCTACACAGctgtctctctctcttcccttaCAGTTATCTCTGCAGTTACTGACGATATCAGTTATAACAACGCGCCTCCCCGTCCCCCACCTCGAACACCCCAAAATCGGCACCGAACCGTCCCTGcgcatctccttcctcgacGAACAGACCGTCCAGACAGGGGCGACCGTCTTCGCAACGCAGATCTCGTACACCTTCGAAGACTGGAACGACTGCCTGCAGTTCCAAGAACTCATCCTGGCCTCCAAACTGGCCTTCATCGCGGGCATCGCAGAGGCAAAGTCCAAAGGCCGGGGCGAGGAATGCATCAGCCAGAACCTGCGCATCCTGCGTGGGAATAGTGGCAAGCTGGTGATGATCTTCTTTGCGAATTCGCAGCGCAAGGAGCGCAAGCGCTATGTGTCTATTCCACGTACGCATAACCCATACCCATATAGTCTCTTTCTTGGATTTGTCTAACCCCCCCAGTCAGCTGCATTGAAAGCGTCACCCCTGGCAAGAACCCCCGCCGGCCGGTggttctgcagctgcagccaaaCTTCGACCATCTGGCGCAGATGAAGACGCTGCAGATCCAGTTTCTGGATAGCGATGGTACTTCCCCTGTCTGTCTTGACGAGTTCAACCACTGACTAGTAACTACTCCAGATCAAAAAGCGTTTGTCGAGTTCCTGGCAGAGAATAGTCGGTGACTTGCTTCATTTCTTTATTCGTTCTTTATTCGTTATTCGTTTCTAGCTTCGCATGGATACCAGGGTCGGTTTCGGGTTGATTGGCATGGCGCGTTTCTTACTTGATGTATAATTCTTCTACTACACCTAATGAGATGATGAGTGAAATACGGGTCATGAGCTTTCTTCCATTCTTCCACTTTTTTTCCTCCCACCGAAGATCTCAACTGTAACTGTAAAACTCTACACGACAGACAACGTGGGATGGCGAGCTCGGATAAAACAGAAACACCAATAACACCACAAAACAGGACTATCGAGTGTGACAAGTGGAGCAGCACAgaatgaaaatgaaagaagcagcagcgtctCTCAGGGCTCCGCCGCAGCACGTGGGGCGAGCATTGGTTCCTGTTGTATACAACTGCCCAGAAACTGACCAGTAAGCAACCACTAACCAGCGCTGTTTGGACTCCACCCCGGGAGCTTCTTTAGTCTTGTTCCTGGGCCAATCAGACGCTGTGTCCTGCCACGAGCTTCATTGTCAAGCCGAGTTCAGGGCACTGGACCTGTTGACTTGCGTGCCCCGCCATCGACATCGCCAGTCCCATCGATCCAGTCTCACACGGCCTGCCCACGCTGCTCTGACTCGCCTGCGGCTGTATATGTGCGGCACTCCGGCCATGTGCTCGTAGGCCGATGCTGATCTGCTTGACTGACTGACGCTGACTGACACCTTCTACCCTCCTTCGAGAATTCTCTCTTCAACTACTTGGCTGCTGCCGTCGTGGCATACTTGGCTGTGATGCTTCGCTAGACAAGACTTCTTATCTCTTGGACACATCTCGGCACCATGAGTAAATTCCGCTCGAGGCTGTACAAAACCGACCGCGCCAGGGACTTTGAGCATGAGCAGGTAACTTGACTGGTTCACTGAGATACTCTTGATTTATACTGACTGAATAGGACCGCCATGTCCGCACCCGCCAGATCTACGAGACCATCGACCGCCAGTCGTTCCAGTGGGTTGTTGTGCTGGTCGCCGGCGtcggcttcttcctcgacggATACACAGTAAGACATCACCCACAGAATCGTATCGCATCGCTAACAGAATAGCTCTTCGCAAGCAACATCGCCCTGCCCATGATTGCCTACGTCTACTGGCACGACGAGACCTCCTCGTACCGCTCGACCTGCATCAACATCGCTACTCTCGGAGGCACGCTGCTCGGCCAGGTGCTGTTCGGGTACCTGGCGGACCGCAATGGGCGCAAGAAGATGTACGGCGTggagctggcgctgctgatCACGTCGACGCTGGGCGTGGCCATGTCGTCGAATGGCGAGCATGGCAGTATGAGTGTCTTTGCGTGGCTGATTTGGTGGAGGATTATTGTGGGCATTGGCGTTGGGGCGGACTATCCGCTGAGTGCTGTCATTACATCTGAGTATGTATACATATcactctttatatatactgGGTATGGCTAATGAAACTCCGTAGATTCGCTCCCACTCGCCACCGGGCCCGCATGATGgccgccgtcttcttcatgcAGCCCCTCGGCCAGATTGCAGGCAACCTGGTCTCgctggtcgtcgtcgtcgtcagcaAGAGACAGGGCTTCGACGACATCACCCGCACCGTCGACATTATGTGGCGCTGGGTCGTGGGCATCGGCGTCGTCCCTGGCGTGATCGCAACCCTGTTCCGGTTCTTCATCCCCGAGAGTCCTCGCTTCCTGCTCGAGATCGAGGACGACCCCGTCCAGGCCGAGTTCGATGCCACCACGCTCTTCAGCGACCCGGCCTCCCCCGACATTGacgacaacctcaacaaccctttcaacagcatcaacctCATCGCCCCCTGGAACGAAATCGCCCTGCCCTCGCCCGCCCTCTCTGCCTCGCAGCAGCCCCccggcaccaccacctctGTCGCCCTGACCCTGCGCTCCATCGACGAACACTCGCACTCCAATTCCGCCGCTTCATTCCGCTCCAACTCCCACGCCCAGTTCATCCAGCCCGCAACCCTCAACTCCCACTGGCGCCTCACCCACCAAGACATCATCCAGTACTTCTGGACAGAGGGCAACTGGCGCACCCTCGCCGCCACCTCCCTCTCCTGGCTCCTCCTCGACTTCGGCTTCTACGGCATCGGcctctcctctccgcaaTTCCTCGCAAAGACCTGGTCCTCCCTGAACCTCTCCGGCCCCGCCCCGCCCTGGATGACAGACGACACCGGCAGCACAGACATCTACACCATGTTCCAGGACACCTCCACCCACTGCCTCATCATCCTGAACACAGGCTCCTTCATCGGCggcctctccctcctcaccgTAATCCACAAACTCGACCGCGTCGCCCTCCAGAAATacggcttcctcgccctcgccgcccacttcatcgccctcggcACCATGTTCATCACAGTCCACAAAGAGGGACCCGTCGCTGTCGTCCTCTACATCATCGGCCAGATCCTATTCAACTTCGGCCCCAACGCAACAACATACATAATCCCCGCCGAAAGTTTCCCAACTCGGTACCGCGCCACCTGCCACGGCATCAGCGCGGGCGCCGGCAAACTCGGCTCCATCCTGATCCAGGTTTTCTCGGCGTACTATAAATTCGGCACGGGGCCCGGCGATGACCAGACGATTCGCCATGGCTGGATGTTGATTGTGTTTAGTGCTTGCATGGTGATTGGGGCGGCGGTTACGCATTTTTGGATCCCGCCGACCCAGAGGGGGAGCGATGGGAGGGGGAAGTTTTGGGCGGGGAAGCCTGAGACGCTGGAGACGTTGGGGTTTGGCAGGAGGGGGTGGAAGAGTCGGTTTGCGGGCGTGCGGAGGtgatttattatttatatatctctctctcttagtatatatattttgtttAGAGGGTGGTTTGAATAGATACCCAGATATAAGACCGCCAGGTCTACGTCACGTACGGCACCTTAATTTGGAGTGTTTTCTGTTTACACTGGAGTACAATCTGTTTTGTATGTTATAAAAATGAGGAgtgaatataaaaaagaagaaaaggagtgcatcatc
Above is a window of Aspergillus puulaauensis MK2 DNA, chromosome 2, nearly complete sequence DNA encoding:
- a CDS encoding uncharacterized protein (COG:S;~EggNog:ENOG410Q2IU); amino-acid sequence: MRKAIAAATTTLKITQGSDIDGDRPTWAPTEWMVLESALTGGLEGAPEKRPLTWTDFHHADTLFGRVIIRSHYIPGRGVADGRVEPLVEPFTKVDKEDAGSILREAVVMTPEIAGSGAEEEIDKAFIHDFVRSVDSGWTAEQVRVSKLSQRTNTYAPRDRCGQ
- a CDS encoding uncharacterized protein (COG:Q;~EggNog:ENOG410PMU0;~InterPro:IPR036291,IPR002347,IPR020904;~PFAM:PF00106,PF13561;~go_function: GO:0016491 - oxidoreductase activity [Evidence IEA];~go_process: GO:0055114 - oxidation-reduction process [Evidence IEA]), with translation MSTMARPGFLPREGLYIDPIVVGLRKSILHPLFTLPCLHVVGRFSSLARYESLVQIAAAASVILWLNDWLSTKSRNNWVIDDTWDWKEELVVVTGGSGGIGAGVARRLAALGSRVVVLDIIPLTFKPDNKRILYHKCDLSDEKEIAAVCEKIRAEIGDPTVLVNNAGLSRGRTVVESTYNDNSITLKTNLLAPFLLSKEFLPAMIQRNHGHIFNVASMSAYIPPPGLADYAASKAGLIAFHECLMQEFRAQNAPKVRASLAVLSFTKTPLFKGETNQPRFFMPLLHVDTVVDAVVDTLTSGLSQTVFLPGIFSYFAGLRGMPDWVQDLVRGGTKSLKVDFKGRQVIDPQTGRLV
- a CDS encoding class I SAM-dependent methyltransferase (COG:H;~EggNog:ENOG410PGQ2;~InterPro:IPR029063,IPR013216;~PFAM:PF01209,PF13649,PF13489,PF08241,PF08242, PF02353,PF07021,PF13847;~go_function: GO:0008168 - methyltransferase activity [Evidence IEA]); the protein is METQLASHRSGRSSSSSVDVVATEKQKLASVQLSQENPNGLPDLRNSASPKRWKTFWNSFRYLQHLTPKQVDDFMASYVIYNLDWSDEQEMVRVLGANYQDKIGDCLQAYYGVLNHLCALGDVEKMYIPPFMSARASVLENQLLYEESIAQDIGLQSGHRVLDLGCGRGRVAAHMAQYSGARVTGLNIDPNQVAQARQFNEEMGFGKTNEFVVQDFNALPLPFDDGSFDAFYQIQALSLCKDLGALFREIYRVTKPGARISLLDWVSLPGYDGANEEHAELMRRVKPLIGAVGTPTPEILETALMEAGFTVLRSDNASVGDLQAPLIDKVDLYFRSMRQVILGLVKTHVLPKHFKTLINRLCLDGQAFVKMDKMRLITTSYRIIAQKPN
- a CDS encoding uncharacterized protein (COG:S;~EggNog:ENOG410Q1N2), giving the protein MNPFPLQEADDWPLPSRRESTVSSSTHSSGSLSFVSSPPFSPSLSPSTFSTPGSRPREGSVNDEVARLPLSPAVTVSFVRSNRLFKLRYSFINIRKDFTGALKCLELGGGIGQQNAFLHSFITTRLPVPHLEHPKIGTEPSLRISFLDEQTVQTGATVFATQISYTFEDWNDCLQFQELILASKLAFIAGIAEAKSKGRGEECISQNLRILRGNSGKLVMIFFANSQRKERKRYVSIPLSCIESVTPGKNPRRPVVLQLQPNFDHLAQMKTLQIQFLDSDDQKAFVEFLAENSR
- a CDS encoding phosphate transporter (COG:P;~EggNog:ENOG410PM5S;~InterPro:IPR005829,IPR005828,IPR020846,IPR036259;~PFAM:PF07690;~TransMembrane:12 (i41-73o85-103i115-133o145-166i178-202o222-241i376-396o429-451i463-482o488-511i523-542o562-582i);~go_component: GO:0016021 - integral component of membrane [Evidence IEA];~go_function: GO:0022857 - transmembrane transporter activity [Evidence IEA];~go_process: GO:0055085 - transmembrane transport [Evidence IEA]), whose protein sequence is MSKFRSRLYKTDRARDFEHEQDRHVRTRQIYETIDRQSFQWVVVLVAGVGFFLDGYTLFASNIALPMIAYVYWHDETSSYRSTCINIATLGGTLLGQVLFGYLADRNGRKKMYGVELALLITSTLGVAMSSNGEHGSMSVFAWLIWWRIIVGIGVGADYPLSAVITSEFAPTRHRARMMAAVFFMQPLGQIAGNLVSLVVVVVSKRQGFDDITRTVDIMWRWVVGIGVVPGVIATLFRFFIPESPRFLLEIEDDPVQAEFDATTLFSDPASPDIDDNLNNPFNSINLIAPWNEIALPSPALSASQQPPGTTTSVALTLRSIDEHSHSNSAASFRSNSHAQFIQPATLNSHWRLTHQDIIQYFWTEGNWRTLAATSLSWLLLDFGFYGIGLSSPQFLAKTWSSLNLSGPAPPWMTDDTGSTDIYTMFQDTSTHCLIILNTGSFIGGLSLLTVIHKLDRVALQKYGFLALAAHFIALGTMFITVHKEGPVAVVLYIIGQILFNFGPNATTYIIPAESFPTRYRATCHGISAGAGKLGSILIQVFSAYYKFGTGPGDDQTIRHGWMLIVFSACMVIGAAVTHFWIPPTQRGSDGRGKFWAGKPETLETLGFGRRGWKSRFAGVRR